A single Rhopalosiphum padi isolate XX-2018 chromosome 4, ASM2088224v1, whole genome shotgun sequence DNA region contains:
- the LOC132928221 gene encoding adenosine 3'-phospho 5'-phosphosulfate transporter 2, whose amino-acid sequence MEAKIYINDSGNTELLPSKKEESSRKLLWVDISHFSELWQFLICSLVVFIFFIPYGYLQEAIFAIKGFKPFGWYLTLVQFFNYSIFGLIESQFNRTQRRIPLVLYLLLGLILLGSMGFSNASLGYLNYPTQVIFKCCKLIPVMIGGILVQQKVYKVIDIVAASCMCAGLILFTLADNKVSPDFNLIGIILISSALFCDALIGNFQEKMMKKHNASNAEIVLYSYFVGFVYLLFVLLVSGQLKDGTEFCIQNPVTYIYIFLFSLSGFFGVQAVLALIRTCGALVAVTVTTCRKAVTIVISFLLFSKPFTFQYVWAGLLIVLGIYLNVLGKTNHFDFKMIFMNSSKVFGNLRKRRKSPMIV is encoded by the exons ATGGAAgctaaaatttacattaatgaTTCTGGAAATACAGAATTATTACCTAGTAAAAAGGAAGAATCATCAAGAAAACTCCTATGGGTTGATATCAGTCATTTTTCTGAACTATGGCAGTTTTTAATATGTTCATTAGttgtgttcattttttttataccttatgGATACTTAcaa gaagCAATATTTGCAATTAAAGGTTTTAAGCCATTTGGATGGTACCTAACTTtggtacaattttttaattattcaatatttggaTTAATAGAAAGTCAATTCAATCGTACACAACGAAg GATACCATTAGTCTTATATCTTTTATTGGGACTGATATTATTAGGTTCAATGGGGTTTTCAAATGCTTCACTTGGTTACTTGAATTACCCTAcacaagttatatttaaatgttgcaAACTGATACCAGTCATGATTGGTGGAATATTAGTACAGCAAAAAGTGTATAAAGTTATTGATATTGTAGCAGCATCATGTATGTGTGcaggattaatattatttaccttagCTGATAATAAAGTTTCTCCAGATTTCAATCTTATAG gtataattttgataagttcTGCATTATTTTGTGATGCGCTTATAGGtaattttcaagaaaaaatgATGAAGAAACATAATGCATCCAATGcagaaattgttttatattcctACTTTGTAGgatttgtatatttgttatttgtattgttaGTAAGCGGACAACTAAAAGATGGGACAGAATTCTGCATTCAG AATCCAGTGacttacatatacatatttttgttttcacttTCTGGATTTTTTGGAGTTCAAGCTGTACTTGCTTTGATTAGAACTTGTGGTGCTTTAGTTGCTGTAACTGTGACTACGTGTCGAAAAGCTGTAACAATAGtgatatcatttttattgttttcaaagcCATTTACATTTCA atatgttTGGGCTGGATTACTAATTGTATtaggaatttatttaaatgttttgggAAAAACCAATCATTTTgactttaaaatgatttttatgaattcGAGTAAAGTATTTGGAAATTTAAGGAAACGAAGAAAATCACCAATGATAGTTTGA
- the LOC132928218 gene encoding THO complex subunit 1 — translation MSVSKFREELKNILKEPNTTTITSIKKIVQENNYFSLSDADRRSILDQVLRCYVLDIVLSKPSNLYDVCNMWTSFTIELVRNEMCTAIMPVVILSDMFDVTTMDVCEKMFDHVESYVNVLKEPQFFMACKNNLLRMCNDLLRRLSRSRNTVFCGRILLFLAKFFPFSERSGLNIVSEFNLENVTEYLDENHFDQTEDVPEDSIPEDEAKSDIIIEKVNVDKNLYLKFWSLQDYFRNPNQCYKAEHWKLFISHTDFIFSTFQSHKLEHVNRMDNESVEQNMHYFPKYLTNQKLLELQLSDVNFRRYILIQFLLLFQYLDAPVKFKLDNFKIKPEQQEWIKNSITTIYELINNTPPDGVKFSEVVKNILQREEQWNKWKNDGCPEVTKRLPTSDQSDMPAPKRRLRRNLGDVIKNMTANNKVFLGDPELTKLWNLKPDNLEACKGPERDFLPSFDSFFQEAFEQLDPELCIENQYKKVNDGNFGWRALRLLARKSPHFFAQSNNPIHKLSEYLENMIKKTMSKEKISVNQGSDKHVSPNKEFKKESVIESEEVDISEGIQDENENENNVEVEDKNKISKQIIDQVAAKIGEKWNILAEKLGYQPDEIEFVKTIKTTPLDQATYLLEVWVEDAENPKPENLIYILEEIQLTEAANILKS, via the exons ATGTCTGTTAGTAAATTTCGTGaagaattaaaa aatATTCTTAAGGAACCAAATACTACAACAATTACTTCTATTAAAAAGATTGtacaagaaaataattatttcagtcTAAG TGATGCAGATAGACGTTCAATTTTAGATCAAGTGTTGAGATGTTATGTTTTAGACATAGTATTATCAAAGCCATCAAATTTATATGATGTTTGTAATATGTGGACATCATTTACAATTGAACTTGTAAGGAATGAAATGTGTACTGCTATTATGCCAGTAGTTATATTGTCAGATATGTTTGACGTGACCACAATGGATGTTTGTGAAAAAATGTTTGATCATGTTGAATCTTATGTAAACGTACTTAAGGAACCCCAATTTTTTATGGCATGCAAGAACAATTTATTACGAATGTGcaatg atcttTTACGACGTTTATCTAGATCACGGAATACAGTCTTTTGTgggcgtattttattatttttagccaAGTTTTTTCCTTTTTCTGAACGTTCAG gtctAAACATTGTAAGTGAATTTAATTTAGAGAATGTAACTGAATATCTAGATGAAAATCATTTTGATCAAACTGAAGATGTGCCAGAAGATTCAATTCCTGAAGATGAAGCTAAATcagatattataattgaaaa agtgaatgttgataaaaatctttatttaaaattttggtcATTGCAAGATTACTTTAGGAATCCTAATCAATGTTACAAAGCTGAACATTGGAAATTGTTTATCTCT catACAGATTTCATTTTTTCAACTTTTCAAAGTCATAAGTTGGAACATGTTAATAGAATGGATAATGAAAGCGTTGAACAAAATATGCATTACTTTCCAAAATATTTgacaaatcaaaaattattagaattgcaATTAAGTGATGTAAATTTTAGACGTTATATTCTTATACAATTCTTATTGCTTTTCCAGTATTTGGATGCTCCTGTTAAATTTAAACT TGATAATTTCAAGATTAAACCAGAACAACAAGAATGGATTAAAAATTCTATTACCACTATTTatgaactaattaataatacaccACCTGATGGCGTCAAATTTTCTgaagtagtaaaaaatatattacag AGAGAAGAACAATGGAATAAATGGAAAAATGATGGTTGTCCAGAAGTAACAAAAAGATTACCTACTAGTGATCAAAGTGATATGCCCGCACCTAAACGAAGACTTCGAAGAAATTTAGgggatgttattaaaaatatgactgcTAATAACAAAGTGTTTCTTGGAGA tcCCGAATTAACCAAACTATGGAATTTAAAGCCTGATAATTTAGAAGCTTGTAAAGGACCTGAACGGGATTTTTTACCATCATTTGATTCATTTTTCCAGGAAGCATTTGAGCAATTGGATCCAGAATTGTGTATTGAAAATCAATACaa AAAAGTAAATGATGGCAACTTTGGATGGCGTGCACTAAGACTATTAGCTCGTAAAAGTCCACATTTTTTTGCTCAGAGCAATAATCCTATTCATAAATTATCTGAATACTTAGAAAAcatgattaaaaaaacaatgagtaaagaaaaaata TCTGTCAACCAAGGTTCAGATAAACATGTATCACcaaataaagaatttaaaaaagaatcTGTAATTGAATCAGAAGAAGTTGATATATCTGAAGGTATTCAAGATgagaatgaaaatgaaaataatgtagaAGTGGAAGACAAAAATAAGATTTCTAAACAGATTATTGATCAAGTTGCTGCTAAAATAGGAGAAAAATGGAATATACTAGCTGAAAAACTGGGATACCAACCAGATGAG